The genomic DNA CGCCATGCCGTCACCCTGAACTTGTTTCAGGGTCCATGGCGGCGACGGTCGCGACCGTCATCGAAATGGATGCTGAAACAAGTTCAGCATGACGGCCAGGACTAGCGCGCCATCGCCTCGAGGCGCGCGATATCGACCGAGGCGACCGCCTGCTTCAGCGTGTCGATCCCGTCGGCGTGGCCTTCGGCTTCGACCATGAAGCGGTTGGCGACGAGCACGCCAAACTTGCCGTCGCCCCGCTGGCGGTCCCACTCTTCAGTGGTCATGCGCCCGTCGACCGATCCCATCTTCTCATAGCCTGTCCCGGTCTCACGGCTCGACTCGACGTTGAACGCCCCCGCCATCGCCGCGAGGCCGCCCGCGGCAGCGATGTCGGTCACCGAGAGGCGGAACGAGCGCTCGCCATTCTCGTAGCGCGCTTCCGCCTGCGACCCGCCCACCCCGGCTGCGCCGGCGCTGCTGCTGGAGACTTCAGTGCGCTGCCATCCGCCGAGCGCCGCGGGGAGCATCGCCTGGAGCGCGCCGCTGTCGGTCGCGCCGGCGGCAACCGCGCCGCTTGCCGCCGCGGCCTGCGCGCGGTTGGCGGCCGCCTCCATCTGGCGGCTGGCTTCCTCCATCTTGCCGAGATCGATCTCGCCGCCGCCCGGTATCTTTATCGTGCCCGACACATCGCCGCCTGCCATCGGATAGGCGGGGACGAAAGCGGTGCCGACCCGCGCGACGATCGCGCCGGCGACCACGAATATCACGACCGCGGCGACGATGGCGGCGACGACATAGCCCATCGCCTTGTCGGGCGGCAGCTTCATCAGGATCGGCGCGCCTACGTAAAGCAAGTAGAGGCTGTAGAGCCCGAGGATCGCCAGAAAGGAGAGCGCCGGCAGAATTTGGAAAATTCCCGCCAGCCACGCAGCCGTGCAGGAAAAGGCAGCGAGCTTGAGCGCCGATATGAAGTTCTTGGTGCCGCCGAACGTGGGCGCCAGTGCATCGTAGATGAGCGCCATCACATAGACGCCTAGCAATGCCATCAGATAGCTCGTCACCGCCATCGAGAGCGCCGATCCAACGCTCGGCCGATAGGTGATACCGAAGGCACCGTAACCGAAGACCAGGCTGCCGATCAGCCCCGCGACCGGGCCGATCGCGGCGAGTGGGATCACCCACTTCTTGTAGATGTCGCCCGTCGTCATCGGCTCGGCGTCGATGACGGGCCATTCTTCCTTCGGGCTCAGCAGGATGCGCTTGATGCGGTGGCCGTGGCTGCCCGGCTTGTTAACGTCCAAATCCATGTTCGATTCCCCCACCCCTGGTTGGAACGGCGCCAGAATGACGGCAAATGCGCGCCGCGGCTAGACCCGGAATTGCGGTTGCGGGAGGAGGCCGCGCTTCCCACATGGCGGACGACAAGAGCGGGAGCAGCTATGGAAGCCTGGCATGGCACGACGATTCTCGGCGTGCGCAAGGATGGAAAGACGGTGATCGCGGGCGACGGGCAGGTTTCGCTGCAGTCCACGATCATCAAGCCCAATGCGCGCAAGGTCCGCCGCATCGGCAGCGGCGGCGCGGTGATCGGTGGCTTTGCCGGCGCGACCGCGGATGCCTTCACCCTGTTCGAGCGGCTGGAGCGCAAGCTGGAGCAGCATCACGGCCAGTTGATGCGCGCCGCTGTCGAGCTCGCCAAGGACTGGCGGACCGACAAATATCTCCGCAACCTGGAAGCGATGATGATCGTCGCCGACAAGGAGACGATGCTGATCCTGACCGGCAACGGCGATGTGCTCGAGCCTGATGGCGGCGTCGCTGCGATCGGATCGGGCGGCAATTTCGCGCTCGCGGCCGCCCGCGCGCTCGAGGAATATGAGGCCGATCCCGAAGTGCTGGCGCGAAAGGCGATGAAGATCGCCGCGGACGTCTGCGTCTACACCAATGACCGGCTGACCGTCGAAATCATCGACTGACGCGGTCGGAGCCTCGCTACCTTATGACACGCGCCGGACTGGATTCCGGCCTTCGCCGGAATGACGAAAAGCTTATGAAAGACTCTCTTACTCCCACCGCCGTCGTAGCCGCGCTCGACGAGCATATCGTCGGCCAGACCGAGGCCAAGCGCGCCGTCGCGGTGGCGCTGCGCAATCGCTGGCGCCGCCAGCGGCTCGACGCCGAGCTGCGCGAGGAAGTGACGCCGAAGAACATCCTGATGATTGGCCCCACCGGCTGCGGCAAGACCGAGATCAGCCGCCGGCTGGCGAAGCTCGCCGACGCACCGTTCGTAAAGGTCGAGGCGACCAAGTTCACCGAGGTCGGCTATGTCGGCCGCGACGTCGAGCAGATCGCGCGGGATCTCGTCGAGGAAGCGGTGCGACTGGAGAAAGACCGCCGCCGCGACGCGGTGCGCGAGGCGGCGAGCCAGGCGGCGATGGAGCGCTTGCTCGATGCGCTGACCGGCAAGGATGCGAGCCAGGCGACGCGCGAAAGCTTCCGGCAGCGCATCACCGACAATCACATGAACGACGCCGAGGTCGAGATCGAAGTCTCCGACCAGCCGGCCGCGCCGTTCGAGATCCCCGGCATGGGCGGCCAGGTCGGCATGATCAATCTCTCCGACATGATGGGCAAGGCGTTCGGCCAAGCGCCGAAGAAGAAGCGCAAAATGCGCGTCGCCGAGGCGTGGGACAAACTGGTCGAGGAGGAGCAGGACAAGCGCCTCGACAATGACGATGTCGCGCGCACCGCATTGAAGGACGCGGAAGCGAACGGCATCGTCTTTTTGGACGAGATCGACAAGATCGCGGTCAGCGACGTCCGCGGCGGCAGCGTCAGCCGCGAAGGCGTCCAGCGCGACCTGCTGCCGCTGATCGAAGGCACGACGGTCGCCACCAAATATGGGCCGATGAAGACCGACCACATCCTGTTCATCGCATCGGGCGCGTTTCATGTCGCCAAGCCGAGCGACCTGCTGCCCGAGTTGCAGGGCCGCCTCCCGATCCGCGTCGAACTGAAGGCGCTGACCGAGGAAGATTTCGTCCGCATCCTGTCCTCCACGCGCGCCAGCCTGACCGATCAATATCGCGCGCTGCTCGCCACCGAAGGCGTCGAGGTGCGTTTTGCCGAAGACGGCATCCGCGCGCTGGCCCGGCTCGCGGCCGAAGTGAATGGCGAGATCGAGAATATCGGCGCGCGGCGCCTGCAGACGGTGATGGAAAAGCTGCTCGAGGATGTCAGCTACGATGCCGATCTTCGTGCCGGCGAAAGCATCGTCGTGGATGCGGCCTATGTCGACAAGCAGCTCGCCGAAGTGGCGCGCAATAGCGATCTCAGTAAATATGTTCTTTGAAAAGGTTCCGCACTAGATCGCCAAAATTGCACGAATTATCGAAATTGTTTTTCGTGTGTCGATTCAGCGACAGCGCCGCACGACTCGCCGAGTCCGCGGCACCGAAGTCGGGGCGCGTCGTTATATTGGGGAAATCCCATTCAGGAGATACCTAATGACTCGCAACCTTCTTATTCGCGCTGCTTTGACTTCGGCTGCCGCTCTGGCGCTGCCGTTTGCAGCGACCGCCCAGACCACCGATCCGGCCGCTGAAGCCAAGACCGGTGTCCAAGCGACCACGGACGCTCCGGTTTCGGACAGCATGGCGCCGGTGCAGGATAGCGTGAACAGCGCTACCGACACGGCCGTCACGCCGGACAGCAGTGCGACGACCGCGACGCCCGATGCCTCCGCTCCGAACGCAACGGCCCCGAGCGCGACCGAGACCAGCCCGACGGCTGATCCGATGGCCAGCGCGCAGACCCAGAGTGACGCCTCGACCGCCAGTGGTGCGGTGATGGCTGCGACTACCGCCGACGTCACGGCCGGTGCTCAAGTCGTCGACCAGAATGGCGATGCGGTCGGCACCGTCGAGTCCGTCGATGCCAGTGGCGCCGTGGTTTCCACCGGCCAGAGCCGCGTCCAGATTCCGGTGAATTCGTTCGGCAAGAGCGACAAGGGTCTGGTGCTCGCGATGACCAAGGCGCAGCTCGACGCCGCGGCTTCGCAGGCTTCGCCTTCCTAATCGATTGCCCGCGAGGCGGGGCCGCGCCGGTTTTTCCCCTTGCCGGTGCGGCCCTTCCGCTAAGTTCAACGATTAAATACCGGCTCGTCCGGTTGCGCTCCCGGTGATGGAGGCTAACCTACCTCCCTCACCGGGAGTTCTCTATGCGTCTGACTTCGCTTGCCGCCGTGTTGATGGCCATCGCCTCCGTACCTGTGGCTGCGCAGCTCTCGTCGGCCGAGACGGCGATGACGAAAACCATTGATGCCGAGCAGGACCGGACGATCCGGTTTCTCGAAACCATGGTAAACCAGAACAGCGGAACGCTGAACCTTCAGGGAGTGGAGGCCGTAGGCAAGATGGTTCGCGCCGAGCTCGAACCGCTCGGCTTCGACGTCAAATGGATCCCGCTTCCCGAAACGGGGCGTGCCGGGCACATCTTCGCCACCCACAAGGGCAGCGGCCGCGGCAAGAAGATGGTGCTGATCGCGCACCTCGACACTGTGTTCGAGCCGGATTCGCCGTTCCAGACCTTCAAGCGCGAGGGCGATCGCGCGATCGGGCCGGGTGTCGGCGACGACAAGGGCGGCATCGCGATCATCGTCGCCGCGCTGCGCGCGATGCATCAGGCCGGCACGCTGAAGGATGCCGACATCGTCGTCGCGCTGACCGGCGACGAGGAGCGGCCGGGATCACCGATCGACAAGGCGCGCGCCGACCTGATCGCCGCGGGCAAATGGGCCGATGTGGCACTCGAGTTCGAAGGTCTCGCCACCGACGGCGGCAAGGATTTCGCCACCATCGCGCGACGCAGCTCGACGTCGTGGACGCTCAAGACCACCGGCCGCACCGGCCACTCGAGCGGCGTCTTCGGCGAAGGGCTGGGCTTCGGCGCGATCTACGAAATGGCGCGCATCCTCGATGCCTTCCGCGAGGAACTGCGCGAGCCGAACCTCACCTATAATGTTGGCGTCATCGGCGGCGGCACCCCCGCCGCGATCGACGAGCAGGGCCTCAAGATCGCGGCAAGCGGCAAGACCAACATCGTCGCCGAGACAGCTATCGCGCGCGGCGATCTCAGGAGCCTCACCGACGAGCAGGACGCCCGCGCCCGCGCGAAAATGCAGGCGATCGTCGCCAAGCATCTGCCCGGTACCGGCGCCGAGCTGACCTTTGCCGAGGACGGCTATCCGCCGATGGCGCCCACCGACGGCAATCGCGCGCTGCTCGCTACCCTAAACCGAGTCAATCGCGACATGGGCCTGCCCGAGATGGCGGAATGGGATCCGGCAAAGCGCGGCGCCGCCGACATCAGCTTCGTCGCCAAGGACACCGACGGGCTGGCCGGCATGGGCCCGGCGGGCGAGAAATCGCACGCGCCGGGCGAGTCCGTCGATCTGCCGAGCATTGCGCGGCAGGCCAAGCGCGCCGCCATATTGATGTCGCGGCTGGCGCAGGAGCCAGCCCGCTGAGGCGCCACTGCAACGGTCTGCCGAGACTTTGCGGACACTCTTGTAGATAGGCGGAAATCGGCGCAATCCTCCCGAATAAATGAGCTCCGGCGGATGTCCGCCGGGCCGATCAGGGAGGGGTGATATGCCGTCATTTTCCGCAAGGCTTCTGGCTGCCGTAGCGTCATCCGCGTTCCTCGCCGGAACGCCCGCCGCCGCGCAATCGGTGGATCGCATCGTCGCGTTCGGCGATTCCTATGCCGACGACGGCAATCTGTTCGAACTGCTCGGCATCCCGCGGCCCCAAGTCTACCCCACCGGTCGGTTCAGCGGCGGCACCAATTTCGTCGACACGATGGGCCAGCTCCTGACCGTGCCGATCGACAATTTCGCGATCGGCGGCGCGTTCACCGGGCCGGGCAACACCGGCTTCACCAACATCAACGGCCCCGGCATTCCCGGATTTCCCACTGAAGTCGGCGCCTATCTCGCCGGCGGCGGGCCTGCCGCCTTCCCGCGCGTATCGGGCACGTTCGACGCGTCCGATCTCGTCGTCGTCTCGATCGGCGGTAACGACGCGCGCTACTACCAGTTCAACGGCGGCACTGTCGCGGGCGCACCCGCCGCGGCGGCGATCAGTGTCGGCGAGGCGACCGCGGGACTCCGCTCGCTGGTCGGCGCGGGCGCGCAGAACATTACCTTCCTGGCGGGCGACGTCGGGCGGCTTCCCGAGGTGCGCGGCACGCCGATCGCCGCGGTCGGCACCGCCTTCGCCACCAGCTTCAACAACGGCATCAAGACGCAGCTCGGCAATCTCGCCGCCGGAGGCGTGATCGTGAACTATCTCGATCTCAACCTGATCGGGGATCGGGTCGAGGCGAACCTTGGCGCCTACGGCCTCACCAGCGCGGGCGCCTGCCCCGTCGAATGCGTCACCAATCCCAATCTGCAGAGCCAGTATCTGTTCTATGTCGATCAGGTGCATCTGACCTCGGCCGGCTTCGCGATCGTCGGCCGCTATGCGGTCCGCCAGCTTCAGGCGCCACTCCAGTTCCAGGCGCAGAGCGATCTCGGCATTCAGACCGCGCAGGCCTTCGGATCGACGCTGATCGGCCGGCTCGACCTCTCGCCCGCGCGGCGCGGCGGCGAGGCGCAGGACGGGCTCTCCGCCTATCTGCTCGGCAGCTTCGCAGGCCGCGACACGCGCACCACCGCGGCGAGCTACGCCTATGACATCGACGTTCCCGCCGTCACCGGCGGCTTCGAATATGGCATGGGCAATGGCGCGACCGTCGGTGCGGCGCTCAACTACTCGCGCCCCAAGGCCGATTTCGACACGATCAACGCGCGTGCGCGGGCCGATGCCTGGCAGGTCGGCGTCTATGCCGGCTGGGCCGGGCCCGCCGCTTTCGTCCAGGGCTATGCCGGGCTCGGCTGGCTCGATCTCAAGACGCGGCGCGAGGCGGTGATCGACGATATCGCGGGCAAGACGGACGGCGATACCGTCACCGCGGGCGCCAAGGCGGGCTATCTGATGGGCCTCGGCGGACTGCGCGCCGGCCCGGTGATCGGCCTCCAATATGCCCGCGCCAAGCTCGACGCCTACACCGAAGCGGGCGATCCGGTGCTGACCAACAATATCGGCGCGCAGCGACTGGAGACCCTGGTCGGCAGCCTCGGCGCCGAAGTCCGCGGCGAGTGGGACGCCGGCGGGCTCGCCGTGCAGCCCTATCTCTCGCTCACCGCCGAGCGCGATTTCGAAGGCGACAGCCGCACCATCCGCTACGCCGCCACCGCGACGCCGGGGATCGTAAACAGCTTCGTCCTGCCCGATCGGCCCAAGGACACCTACGGCCGGGTGATGGGCGGCGCCGACTTCTCGCTGGGCGGCGGCTTCGCGCTGCAGGTCAACGGCGGCACCAGCTTCAGCCGCCGCGGCGGCGACGACTTCTCGGGCTTCGTGGGGCTGAAGGCGGCGTTCTAAACTTCAATGTCATCCCCGCGAACGCGGGGACCCAGACGGCGTTTGCATTGCGCGGCAGCTCGCTGGGTTCCCGCTTTCGCGGGAATGACAAACGCGGGGACCGGCGGAGGCGAGAGCCTACCGCTCCACCCCCTTCACCTTCCCCCATTGGCGGGCGGCGGTGTAGCCCAAATAACCGGTCGCGAAGACCGCATAGAGCTCGTCGGGGATCGCGGCGAGATAGGCGGTCATGCCTTGCGAGATGCGCGCGCCGATTTCGGGTGACAGCGCGGAGAGCAACCCGATCGGCAGCGCCGCGCCGAACATCACGTACATGACGTAAAGAAACATCGGCCGCGCCCGCGCCGTCCACGGGTCGCTAGCCGGTTCATTCGACCGGCGGCGGCGCGGGGCGGCGCTCATCCGACGCGCGCCGCGAGCCAGCCGTAGACGAACGCCTCGTTCGCCGGCCGCTGTTCGGCGAGGCGGATATAGCGCTCCCCCTGCAGAGCGTTAAGCGCGGTCAGGAGAACGCCCTCCCCGGACGCGCCGCGCAACTTCAGAAACGCCGACAGCGCCGCGCGCGTCTTGGCGCCGGCCTGTCCATCGACCGCGAGGTCCGGATAATCGCGCGCATTGCGATTGAGCGGGTTAAGCGCGCGCTGCAGGAAGCCGCCCGCCACCCCGGCGCCCATGTTGACTGCGGTGTCGAACAGTTCGGCGGCAATCCTTGGTGCGATCGGCGCGATTCGGTCGTAGCCGGGACGCAGCCAGTAGAGCCGCCGGTAGATGGCCTCGGCCTCCACGCGCGGCAATTCCCGCATCGGCCCGGCATAGCCATGCGCGCGAGCAACGGCTTCAGTAATGCCCCATCGCGTCGGCCCGCCGCGGTCTGCCGGATGGTTCACATATCCGCCTTCTCGCGCGATCAACTCGTCGATCTGCTGTTCGATCATTCCCTACGTCTCCGGCTCTTGCTATCCAACGTCGATAACCTGTTTGGTTTGTTGTAGGACAGCTATCCGCGCCCAGAGGCTTCGGTTATTCTCGCGAAAAAAGGGAGCAGGGGATGTTGAAGACTGTGGCGACCGCCGCGGCGCTGCTTGCGGCCGGCGCGTTGCCGGCCGCGGCCGGCATGGGGCAGGATCTCAAGACCGATCCACTGGCACAGACAGGTGCGTGCGTGGTGCCCGGCGCTCAGGTTGCGCTAGCTCTAGCCGCGAAGCCACTGCTCGTTTCCGGTCTCGGCTTCTCGGGCATCACACCCGACACTGCCGACCCCGAGGCGCGGCGCTGGTTCGATCAGGGCGTGGCGCTGATCTGGGCGTTCGACGAAGCAGAGGCCGTGCGCGCCTTCCAGGAAGCGCAGCGCATCGCACCGGATTGCGCAATGTGCTTCTGGGGCGAAGCCTGGGCGCGCGGGCCGACGATCAACCTCACCGACCGACCGGAGGAACTCGCCGCAGCGAAGAAGGCGGCCGATCGCGCCGCTTCGCTCTCCGCCAAGCTGCCGCCGCGCGACAAGGCGCTGGTCGATGCGATCCGGCTACGCGCATCGGGCGAAGGGACGTTCCGCAAGGCCGATTACGCCCGCACCATGGTCGCGCTGGCGTCGCGCTATCCGGACGACGACACTGTCGCGACGATGGCGGCCGACGCGTGGATGACCGACGCGGACTGGGACAAGATCGAGCTCGGATCGCCGGCGCAGACGCTGCTCGAGGGCGTGCTCGCGCGCAATCCCGATCACAGCGGCGCCATCCATTTCTACATTCACCTCACCGACGCGATCGACCGCCAGAAGCTGGCCGAGCCTTATGCCGACCGGCTGGGCGGCATCGCGCCCGCGGCAAGCCATCTCGTGCACATGCCCTCGCACACCTTCTTCGGCGTCGGCCG from Allosphingosinicella indica includes the following:
- a CDS encoding M20/M25/M40 family metallo-hydrolase, translated to MRLTSLAAVLMAIASVPVAAQLSSAETAMTKTIDAEQDRTIRFLETMVNQNSGTLNLQGVEAVGKMVRAELEPLGFDVKWIPLPETGRAGHIFATHKGSGRGKKMVLIAHLDTVFEPDSPFQTFKREGDRAIGPGVGDDKGGIAIIVAALRAMHQAGTLKDADIVVALTGDEERPGSPIDKARADLIAAGKWADVALEFEGLATDGGKDFATIARRSSTSWTLKTTGRTGHSSGVFGEGLGFGAIYEMARILDAFREELREPNLTYNVGVIGGGTPAAIDEQGLKIAASGKTNIVAETAIARGDLRSLTDEQDARARAKMQAIVAKHLPGTGAELTFAEDGYPPMAPTDGNRALLATLNRVNRDMGLPEMAEWDPAKRGAADISFVAKDTDGLAGMGPAGEKSHAPGESVDLPSIARQAKRAAILMSRLAQEPAR
- the hslU gene encoding ATP-dependent protease ATPase subunit HslU, which codes for MKDSLTPTAVVAALDEHIVGQTEAKRAVAVALRNRWRRQRLDAELREEVTPKNILMIGPTGCGKTEISRRLAKLADAPFVKVEATKFTEVGYVGRDVEQIARDLVEEAVRLEKDRRRDAVREAASQAAMERLLDALTGKDASQATRESFRQRITDNHMNDAEVEIEVSDQPAAPFEIPGMGGQVGMINLSDMMGKAFGQAPKKKRKMRVAEAWDKLVEEEQDKRLDNDDVARTALKDAEANGIVFLDEIDKIAVSDVRGGSVSREGVQRDLLPLIEGTTVATKYGPMKTDHILFIASGAFHVAKPSDLLPELQGRLPIRVELKALTEEDFVRILSSTRASLTDQYRALLATEGVEVRFAEDGIRALARLAAEVNGEIENIGARRLQTVMEKLLEDVSYDADLRAGESIVVDAAYVDKQLAEVARNSDLSKYVL
- a CDS encoding autotransporter domain-containing protein produces the protein MPSFSARLLAAVASSAFLAGTPAAAQSVDRIVAFGDSYADDGNLFELLGIPRPQVYPTGRFSGGTNFVDTMGQLLTVPIDNFAIGGAFTGPGNTGFTNINGPGIPGFPTEVGAYLAGGGPAAFPRVSGTFDASDLVVVSIGGNDARYYQFNGGTVAGAPAAAAISVGEATAGLRSLVGAGAQNITFLAGDVGRLPEVRGTPIAAVGTAFATSFNNGIKTQLGNLAAGGVIVNYLDLNLIGDRVEANLGAYGLTSAGACPVECVTNPNLQSQYLFYVDQVHLTSAGFAIVGRYAVRQLQAPLQFQAQSDLGIQTAQAFGSTLIGRLDLSPARRGGEAQDGLSAYLLGSFAGRDTRTTAASYAYDIDVPAVTGGFEYGMGNGATVGAALNYSRPKADFDTINARARADAWQVGVYAGWAGPAAFVQGYAGLGWLDLKTRREAVIDDIAGKTDGDTVTAGAKAGYLMGLGGLRAGPVIGLQYARAKLDAYTEAGDPVLTNNIGAQRLETLVGSLGAEVRGEWDAGGLAVQPYLSLTAERDFEGDSRTIRYAATATPGIVNSFVLPDRPKDTYGRVMGGADFSLGGGFALQVNGGTSFSRRGGDDFSGFVGLKAAF
- a CDS encoding 3TM-type holin, which encodes MSAAPRRRRSNEPASDPWTARARPMFLYVMYVMFGAALPIGLLSALSPEIGARISQGMTAYLAAIPDELYAVFATGYLGYTAARQWGKVKGVER
- the hslV gene encoding ATP-dependent protease subunit HslV; the encoded protein is MEAWHGTTILGVRKDGKTVIAGDGQVSLQSTIIKPNARKVRRIGSGGAVIGGFAGATADAFTLFERLERKLEQHHGQLMRAAVELAKDWRTDKYLRNLEAMMIVADKETMLILTGNGDVLEPDGGVAAIGSGGNFALAAARALEEYEADPEVLARKAMKIAADVCVYTNDRLTVEIID
- a CDS encoding Yip1 family protein; its protein translation is MDLDVNKPGSHGHRIKRILLSPKEEWPVIDAEPMTTGDIYKKWVIPLAAIGPVAGLIGSLVFGYGAFGITYRPSVGSALSMAVTSYLMALLGVYVMALIYDALAPTFGGTKNFISALKLAAFSCTAAWLAGIFQILPALSFLAILGLYSLYLLYVGAPILMKLPPDKAMGYVVAAIVAAVVIFVVAGAIVARVGTAFVPAYPMAGGDVSGTIKIPGGGEIDLGKMEEASRQMEAAANRAQAAAASGAVAAGATDSGALQAMLPAALGGWQRTEVSSSSAGAAGVGGSQAEARYENGERSFRLSVTDIAAAGGLAAMAGAFNVESSRETGTGYEKMGSVDGRMTTEEWDRQRGDGKFGVLVANRFMVEAEGHADGIDTLKQAVASVDIARLEAMAR
- a CDS encoding glycoside hydrolase family 108 protein — protein: MIEQQIDELIAREGGYVNHPADRGGPTRWGITEAVARAHGYAGPMRELPRVEAEAIYRRLYWLRPGYDRIAPIAPRIAAELFDTAVNMGAGVAGGFLQRALNPLNRNARDYPDLAVDGQAGAKTRAALSAFLKLRGASGEGVLLTALNALQGERYIRLAEQRPANEAFVYGWLAARVG